In a genomic window of Syngnathus typhle isolate RoL2023-S1 ecotype Sweden linkage group LG4, RoL_Styp_1.0, whole genome shotgun sequence:
- the LOC133153204 gene encoding glycine N-acyltransferase-like produces the protein MIILKAFKDLTLMKNILYQELPQSISVLGGLHHMLQNNVFQLKMCVDSWPTFSTTICYYQNQIGSNFKEIIEKYSIFSKNQNSLRNLLTDDKLIKWRDGLEFEVANHHSQIVREIASLRGFHVEEDGYYFYINYSPEKLIMSEKTSTLATSTLNESHAELVVQQLPYAGSNEINRVKAYIRHLPNRCVVDEKGHPVSWVLTNEFNELAMGYSHPKYRRKGHNGHLLFTLVRQKMSEGLPVFCQIHKDNATPIRMLSKAGFTRGVETTYLVVKAKG, from the exons GT GTTCTTGGTGGATTGCATCATATGCTGCAAAACAATGTGTTTCAACTAAAGATGTGCGTCGACTCCTGGCCTACGTTCAGCACGACCATCTGCTACTATCAAAATCAG ATTGGGAGTAATTTCAAGGAAATCATTGAGAAATACAGCATCTTCTCAAAAAACCAAAACTCTTTAAGAAATCTGCTGACTGATGACAAACTCATCAAGTGGAGAGACGGACTTGAATTCGAAG TTGCAAATCATCACTCTCAAATCGTCCGTGAAATTGCTTCTCTCAGAGGATTCCATGTTGAGGAAGATGGTTACTATTTCTACATCAACTACAGCCCAGAGAAGTTGATCATGTCGGA GAAGACGTCCACGCTAGCAACATCTACTTTGAATGAGTCCCATGCAGAGCTTGTGGTCCAACAGTTGCCTTATGCAGGAAGCAACGAGATCAATCGAGTGAAAGCATATATCCGACATCTGCCAAACCGCTGTGTGGTGGATGAGAAGGGACATCCCGTGTCTTGGGTGCTGACTAATGAGTTCAATGAGCTCGCAATGGGCTACTCTCACCCAAAATACAGACGTAAAGGTCACAATGGCCATTTGCTGTTTACTTTGGTCCGACAAAAAATGTCTGAAGGTTTGCCCGTCTTCTGCCAAATCCATAAAGACAACGCGACCCCTATTAGGATGCTGAGTAAGGCTGGCTTCACCCGTGGTGTGGAGACGACCTATCTGGTGGTGAAGGCTAAGGGGTAA